One stretch of Pandoraea oxalativorans DNA includes these proteins:
- a CDS encoding twin transmembrane helix small protein: protein MRIIVAIAFVLILGSLASALFFMMRDKGRSNRTVQSLMVRVGLSVTLFLLILFANWMGWIHSTGIRY from the coding sequence ATGCGCATCATCGTTGCCATCGCCTTCGTCCTGATTCTCGGCAGTCTGGCGTCCGCATTGTTTTTCATGATGCGGGACAAGGGCCGATCGAACCGCACCGTGCAATCGCTGATGGTGCGCGTCGGCCTGTCGGTGACGCTGTTCCTGCTCATCCTGTTCGCCAACTGGATGGGCTGGATTCACAGCACGGGCATACGATACTGA
- the cyoE gene encoding heme o synthase — MKSTTLPHPPASRIAQYWALTKPRVTQLAVFCAVIGMFLSTRGMVPWQVLIGGTIGIWLLAGSAFAVNCLIEQRVDALMRRTAWRPSARGEIAPWQIIVFSTMLGAAGMVVLYTFTNPLTMWLTLGTFVGYALIYTIILKPSTPQNIVIGGAAGAMPPALGWAAATGAVPADAWILVLIIFVWTPPHFWALALYRRQDYVNSGLPMLPITHGEKYTRLQILLYSVVLFAVSLLPFAHRMSGYLYLVSAVVLSGIFLGYAVKLWRKYSDELSRSMFRYSIVYLSLLFAALLVDHYVQIYLLG; from the coding sequence ATGAAAAGCACGACCCTTCCCCATCCGCCGGCTAGCCGTATCGCGCAATACTGGGCGCTGACCAAGCCCCGCGTGACGCAGCTCGCCGTCTTCTGTGCCGTGATCGGCATGTTCCTGTCCACGCGCGGCATGGTGCCGTGGCAGGTGCTGATCGGCGGCACCATCGGCATCTGGCTGCTCGCCGGATCGGCCTTCGCCGTGAATTGCCTGATCGAGCAACGCGTCGACGCGCTCATGCGCCGCACTGCGTGGCGTCCGTCGGCCCGCGGCGAGATCGCACCGTGGCAGATCATCGTCTTCTCGACGATGCTGGGTGCTGCGGGCATGGTGGTGCTCTACACGTTCACGAATCCCCTGACGATGTGGCTGACGCTCGGCACGTTCGTCGGCTATGCGCTCATCTACACCATCATCCTCAAGCCTTCGACGCCGCAGAACATCGTGATCGGCGGCGCGGCGGGCGCGATGCCCCCGGCCCTCGGCTGGGCCGCCGCGACCGGCGCAGTGCCTGCCGATGCATGGATTCTGGTGCTCATCATCTTCGTCTGGACGCCGCCGCACTTCTGGGCGCTCGCGCTTTACCGTCGTCAGGACTACGTGAATTCGGGGCTGCCGATGCTGCCGATCACGCACGGCGAGAAGTACACGCGCCTGCAGATTCTGTTGTACAGCGTCGTGCTGTTTGCCGTGTCGCTGCTGCCGTTCGCGCACCGCATGAGCGGCTATCTGTATCTTGTGTCCGCGGTGGTGCTCTCGGGGATCTTCCTCGGTTACGCGGTGAAGCTGTGGCGCAAGTATTCCGATGAGCTTTCGCGCTCGATGTTCCGCTATTCGATCGTCTACCTCTCGCTGCTGTTCGCGGCGCTGCTGGTCGACCATTACGTGCAGATCTACCTGCTGGGCTGA
- a CDS encoding DUF2970 domain-containing protein, producing the protein MDDLKEATRRKLSFFQTIGAVFWSFFGVRKGRDHDRDMAQLNPVHLIAAGLIGGILFVVALVFLAKLAIRLAT; encoded by the coding sequence ATGGATGACCTGAAGGAGGCGACCCGGCGCAAGCTGTCTTTCTTCCAGACCATCGGTGCGGTGTTCTGGTCGTTTTTCGGTGTGCGCAAGGGGCGTGATCACGACCGCGACATGGCACAGCTCAACCCTGTGCATCTGATCGCGGCGGGGTTGATCGGGGGCATCCTGTTCGTTGTGGCGCTGGTGTTTCTGGCGAAGCTCGCCATCCGGCTCGCGACGTGA
- a CDS encoding cytochrome c oxidase subunit 3 codes for MSGQHQTAPYYFVPAPSRHPVSCSVGLLVVLGSAAAWVNGLSWAPWTALAGLLWVLWVLRSWFGDSIAESEGGLYSKRIDVSYRWGMSWFIFSEVMFFAAFFGALFYARTLAMPWLGDLDNKLLWPDFSAVWPNTGPAGVVDAFETMGPWPIPTLNTALLLTSGVTLTISHHALRANHRGSAIFWLFATVVLGFVFLGFQAYEYHHAYTELNLKLTSGVYGSTFFLLTGFHGFHVMLGAIMLSVMLVRLMKGHFTPDHHFGFEGAAWYWHFVDVVWLGLYVVVYWL; via the coding sequence ATGAGTGGTCAACACCAAACGGCGCCGTACTACTTCGTGCCGGCCCCCTCGCGCCACCCGGTGAGCTGCAGTGTCGGCCTGCTGGTGGTGCTCGGCTCGGCCGCGGCATGGGTCAATGGACTATCGTGGGCCCCGTGGACGGCGCTGGCCGGCCTGCTGTGGGTGCTGTGGGTGCTGCGTAGCTGGTTCGGCGATTCCATCGCCGAGTCGGAGGGTGGCCTGTACAGCAAGCGCATCGACGTGTCCTACCGCTGGGGCATGAGCTGGTTCATCTTCTCCGAAGTGATGTTCTTCGCGGCATTCTTCGGCGCGCTGTTCTACGCACGCACGCTGGCCATGCCGTGGCTCGGCGACCTCGATAACAAGCTGCTGTGGCCCGACTTCAGCGCCGTGTGGCCGAACACCGGCCCGGCCGGTGTGGTCGACGCGTTCGAGACGATGGGCCCCTGGCCGATCCCGACGCTCAACACGGCACTGCTGCTGACCTCGGGCGTCACGCTTACGATCTCGCACCACGCACTGCGTGCGAACCATCGTGGCAGCGCGATCTTCTGGCTGTTCGCGACCGTCGTGCTCGGCTTCGTGTTCCTCGGCTTCCAGGCGTACGAATATCACCATGCCTACACCGAACTGAACCTCAAGCTGACCTCGGGCGTGTACGGATCGACCTTCTTCCTGCTCACGGGCTTCCACGGCTTCCACGTGATGCTGGGCGCGATCATGCTCTCCGTGATGCTGGTGCGCCTGATGAAGGGCCACTTCACGCCGGATCATCACTTCGGTTTCGAAGGCGCGGCGTGGTACTGGCACTTTGTGGACGTGGTGTGGCTGGGGCTGTACGTCGTGGTCTACTGGCTCTGA
- the cydX gene encoding cytochrome bd-I oxidase subunit CydX, which produces MWYFSWILGLGLALAFGIINVMWFEAHDDLERRSQEGS; this is translated from the coding sequence ATGTGGTACTTCTCTTGGATTCTCGGCCTTGGCCTCGCGCTCGCGTTCGGCATCATCAACGTGATGTGGTTCGAAGCGCACGACGACCTCGAACGTCGTAGTCAGGAAGGCAGTTGA
- a CDS encoding cytochrome c oxidase assembly protein, which translates to MAGMRRLNVRTFSKLLLLVAAMFGFGYAMVPFYRAFCDLVGINQLGDRTTEISARNSQVDESRTITVEFDANAQGPLRFKPAKSSLTVHPGEIATIEYEVANQQPHEVRAQAIPSYAPAQAASYFKKIECFCFTQQTLRAGEAKEFPVVFVVDTKLPKDVNTITLSYTFFDLGKNDANQRADAPAGAQVGEVSAGTADSIRGGKGGNG; encoded by the coding sequence ATGGCCGGCATGCGACGCCTCAACGTGCGCACTTTCAGCAAGCTCTTGCTGCTGGTCGCGGCGATGTTCGGATTCGGGTACGCGATGGTGCCGTTCTACCGCGCGTTCTGCGATCTCGTGGGCATCAACCAGTTGGGCGATCGCACGACCGAGATCAGCGCACGCAATTCGCAGGTCGACGAGAGCCGCACGATCACCGTCGAGTTCGACGCCAATGCGCAGGGACCGCTACGCTTCAAACCGGCGAAGAGCAGCCTGACGGTGCATCCGGGGGAGATCGCGACCATCGAATACGAAGTGGCGAATCAGCAACCGCATGAAGTCCGCGCGCAGGCGATTCCGAGCTACGCGCCCGCTCAGGCGGCGAGCTACTTCAAGAAGATCGAGTGTTTCTGCTTCACGCAGCAAACGCTCAGGGCCGGAGAGGCCAAAGAGTTTCCGGTGGTGTTCGTAGTCGACACGAAGCTGCCCAAAGATGTGAATACGATCACGCTGTCCTATACTTTTTTCGATCTCGGCAAGAACGACGCCAATCAACGTGCGGACGCCCCGGCGGGCGCCCAGGTTGGCGAGGTGAGCGCAGGAACCGCAGATTCGATAAGGGGAGGCAAGGGCGGCAATGGATGA
- the cydB gene encoding cytochrome d ubiquinol oxidase subunit II translates to MDYTVLKLIWWVLVGVLLIGFAFFDGFDMGTGTLLPFLGKTDAERRVIINTVATTWEGNQVWFVTAGGAMFAAWPLVYAAAFSGLYWALLLVLFALFLRPVGFDYRNKLPSARWRNSWDWALFVGSTVPSLVFGVAFGNLLLGLPFSFDNTLRSTYTGSFWALLNPFALLCGLVSLLMLVTHGAAHLRMKADPLVAERAGRIMRLTALGTLLLFLVAGVLVATHVDGFAITQMGATDSPANPLMKQVTTGPGLWLTNYHTYPWMIAAPVVACLCALLAALLATSRAYAWTFVVTGLMIAGIILTAGFSMFPFVMPSATAPGSSLTVWDATSSQLTLQIMLIAVIVFLPIILLYTGWVYRVIRGRVTIETVNDNPHTMY, encoded by the coding sequence ATCGATTACACCGTACTCAAGCTGATCTGGTGGGTGCTGGTCGGCGTTCTGCTGATCGGCTTCGCCTTCTTCGACGGCTTCGACATGGGCACCGGCACGCTGCTGCCCTTCCTCGGCAAGACCGACGCGGAACGACGCGTCATCATCAACACCGTCGCCACGACGTGGGAGGGCAATCAGGTCTGGTTCGTGACGGCAGGCGGCGCGATGTTCGCCGCGTGGCCGCTCGTCTACGCCGCGGCCTTCTCGGGGCTGTACTGGGCGCTGCTGCTCGTGCTCTTCGCATTGTTCCTGCGACCGGTCGGCTTCGACTATCGCAACAAGTTGCCCAGCGCGCGCTGGCGCAACTCGTGGGACTGGGCGTTGTTCGTCGGCAGCACGGTGCCGTCGCTGGTGTTCGGTGTGGCCTTCGGCAACCTGCTGCTCGGCCTGCCGTTCTCGTTCGACAACACCCTGCGCTCGACCTACACCGGGTCGTTCTGGGCCCTGCTCAACCCGTTCGCGCTGCTGTGCGGACTGGTCAGCCTGCTGATGCTGGTCACGCACGGTGCAGCGCACCTTCGCATGAAGGCCGATCCGCTCGTGGCCGAGCGCGCCGGGCGCATCATGCGTCTCACCGCATTAGGCACGCTGCTGCTGTTCCTTGTGGCCGGGGTGCTGGTCGCCACGCACGTCGATGGCTTCGCCATCACGCAGATGGGCGCGACCGACTCGCCCGCCAACCCGCTGATGAAGCAGGTCACCACCGGCCCCGGCTTGTGGCTCACGAACTACCACACCTACCCGTGGATGATCGCCGCGCCGGTCGTCGCTTGTCTGTGCGCGTTGCTCGCCGCCCTGCTCGCCACGAGCCGTGCGTATGCGTGGACGTTCGTCGTCACCGGGCTGATGATCGCGGGCATCATCCTCACCGCCGGCTTCTCGATGTTCCCGTTCGTCATGCCCTCGGCCACCGCGCCGGGCAGCAGCCTCACGGTCTGGGACGCCACGTCGAGCCAGCTCACGCTGCAAATCATGCTCATCGCCGTCATCGTCTTCCTGCCCATCATCCTGCTCTACACCGGCTGGGTGTACCGCGTGATCCGTGGGCGCGTAACGATCGAGACGGTCAACGACAACCCGCACACGATGTACTGA
- the ctaD gene encoding cytochrome c oxidase subunit I, whose protein sequence is MSSIAHDHVAGHDDHAHDHPHGWRRWLFATNHKDIGTLYMIFSFVMLLSGGVMALMIRAELFEPGLQFIRPEFFNQLTTMHGLVMIFGAIMPAFVGFANWMIPLQIGASDMAFARMNNFSFWLLPVGGLLLISSFLVPGGATAAGWTMYAPLSVQMGPGQDLAIFGAHILGASSIMGAINIIVTILNMRAPGMTLMKMPMFVWTWLITAYLLIAVMPVLAGAITMLLTDRHFGTSFFNAAGGGDPVMYQHIFWFFGHPEVYIMILPAFGIVSQVIPAFSRKPLFGYSSMVYATASIAILSFMVWAHHMFVTGMPVTGQLFFMYATMLISVPTGVKVFNWVATMWKGALTFETPMLFSVGFLFVFTMGGFTGLILSLAPLDIQMHGTYYVVAHFHYVLVAGSLFALFAGFYYWVPKWTGHMYNEWRGKFHFWGSLITFNVTFFPMHFLGLAGMPRRYADYPAQFTDFNQIATIGAFGFGLMQVYFLFWVAIPTWRGGKAAEAKPWDGAEGLEWTVPSPAPFHTFETPPKVH, encoded by the coding sequence ATGAGTTCCATCGCTCACGATCACGTGGCGGGTCACGACGATCACGCGCACGACCATCCGCACGGATGGCGTCGCTGGCTGTTCGCGACGAATCACAAGGACATCGGCACGTTGTACATGATCTTCTCGTTCGTCATGCTGCTCTCGGGCGGCGTGATGGCGTTGATGATCCGTGCGGAATTGTTCGAGCCGGGCCTGCAGTTCATTCGTCCGGAGTTCTTCAACCAGCTCACCACCATGCACGGGCTGGTGATGATTTTCGGCGCGATCATGCCGGCGTTCGTGGGATTCGCGAACTGGATGATCCCGCTGCAAATCGGTGCATCGGACATGGCGTTCGCGCGCATGAACAACTTCAGCTTCTGGCTGCTGCCGGTGGGCGGTCTGCTGCTGATCTCGTCGTTCCTCGTGCCGGGCGGTGCGACCGCAGCCGGCTGGACGATGTACGCACCGCTGTCGGTGCAGATGGGACCCGGTCAGGATCTGGCGATCTTCGGGGCGCACATTCTGGGCGCGTCGTCGATCATGGGCGCGATCAACATCATCGTTACGATTCTGAACATGCGCGCACCGGGCATGACGCTGATGAAGATGCCGATGTTCGTGTGGACGTGGCTCATCACCGCTTACCTGCTCATCGCCGTGATGCCGGTGCTTGCCGGTGCGATTACGATGCTGCTCACGGACCGTCACTTCGGTACGTCGTTCTTCAACGCAGCGGGCGGCGGCGACCCGGTCATGTATCAGCACATCTTCTGGTTCTTCGGACACCCGGAGGTGTACATCATGATTCTGCCGGCGTTCGGGATCGTGTCGCAGGTGATTCCGGCGTTCTCGCGCAAGCCGCTGTTCGGCTATAGCTCGATGGTGTACGCCACGGCGTCGATCGCGATTCTGTCGTTCATGGTGTGGGCGCACCACATGTTCGTGACGGGCATGCCGGTGACCGGCCAGCTGTTCTTCATGTACGCGACGATGCTGATCTCCGTGCCCACAGGCGTGAAGGTCTTCAACTGGGTCGCCACGATGTGGAAGGGCGCGCTCACGTTCGAGACGCCGATGCTCTTCTCCGTCGGCTTCCTCTTCGTGTTCACGATGGGCGGCTTCACGGGCCTGATTCTCTCGCTCGCTCCGCTCGACATCCAGATGCACGGCACTTACTACGTGGTGGCGCACTTCCACTACGTGTTAGTGGCCGGCTCGCTCTTCGCGCTATTCGCCGGGTTCTATTACTGGGTGCCGAAGTGGACGGGCCACATGTACAACGAGTGGCGCGGCAAGTTCCACTTCTGGGGCTCGCTCATCACGTTCAACGTGACGTTCTTCCCGATGCACTTCCTGGGTCTGGCGGGCATGCCGCGTCGCTACGCCGATTACCCGGCGCAGTTCACGGACTTCAACCAGATCGCGACCATCGGCGCGTTCGGTTTCGGCCTGATGCAGGTGTACTTCCTCTTCTGGGTGGCGATTCCGACGTGGCGTGGCGGTAAGGCGGCCGAAGCCAAGCCGTGGGACGGCGCGGAAGGTTTGGAGTGGACCGTGCCGAGCCCGGCGCCGTTCCACACGTTCGAGACGCCGCCGAAGGTGCATTGA
- a CDS encoding COX15/CtaA family protein, with amino-acid sequence MLYLLELGFIGLCIAVLPLGWVVLRRDANKYRKLAWVTTFLTLDLIMFGGFTRLTDSGLGCPDWPGCYGTSSPFAAHADIHAAQVMLPSGPVTFVKAWIEMIHRYFAMAVGVLIITLMVMAWVKRRELKQSPWLATWLLVLVCVQGAFGAWTVTMKLQPVIVSIHLMLALTLLGSLAWLACRQMPLASVAADAGALRWRWAALIGLALLVLQIALGGWVSTNYAVLACTDFPTCQGQWMPSMDFHNGFKLWRELGKTAGGEVIPMDALVAIHWVHRTFAVVVVLYLAWLASRLRRHAALRRLSILVFLLVLVQFATGLSNIVFQWPLLNAIAHNGGAAVLLLLLVMLNYRIRAARLVAAAPIAASLIDQADVPARQKPFSAAEPAAAPLGAPSGPA; translated from the coding sequence ATGCTTTACCTTCTGGAACTGGGCTTCATCGGCCTGTGTATCGCGGTGCTGCCGCTCGGCTGGGTGGTGCTGCGCCGCGACGCGAACAAGTACCGCAAACTGGCCTGGGTGACGACCTTTCTCACGCTCGATCTGATCATGTTCGGCGGCTTCACGCGTCTGACGGATTCGGGCCTCGGATGCCCCGACTGGCCGGGGTGCTATGGCACGTCGTCGCCGTTCGCCGCGCATGCGGACATCCACGCCGCGCAGGTGATGTTGCCCAGCGGCCCGGTGACCTTCGTCAAGGCGTGGATCGAGATGATCCACCGGTATTTCGCGATGGCCGTGGGCGTGCTCATCATCACCCTGATGGTGATGGCATGGGTCAAGCGCCGCGAACTGAAGCAATCGCCGTGGCTGGCCACCTGGCTGCTGGTCCTCGTGTGCGTGCAGGGCGCGTTCGGGGCGTGGACCGTCACGATGAAGCTGCAACCGGTGATCGTCTCCATTCACTTGATGTTGGCGCTCACTTTGCTGGGGTCGCTGGCTTGGCTGGCATGCCGACAGATGCCGCTGGCGAGCGTGGCGGCCGACGCCGGGGCCTTGCGCTGGCGGTGGGCGGCGCTGATCGGGCTGGCGTTGCTCGTCTTACAGATTGCCCTTGGCGGATGGGTAAGCACCAACTACGCTGTATTGGCATGCACCGACTTCCCGACGTGTCAGGGTCAGTGGATGCCGTCGATGGACTTCCATAACGGATTCAAGCTATGGCGAGAACTGGGCAAGACGGCGGGTGGCGAGGTGATTCCGATGGACGCCCTCGTGGCGATCCACTGGGTGCACCGGACGTTTGCCGTGGTCGTGGTGCTGTATCTGGCGTGGCTGGCGAGCCGCCTGCGACGTCATGCCGCGCTCAGAAGGCTCTCGATTCTGGTATTCCTACTGGTGCTCGTGCAATTCGCGACGGGATTGTCGAACATCGTTTTCCAGTGGCCACTGCTCAATGCCATCGCCCACAACGGCGGCGCGGCGGTCCTGCTGCTTTTGCTTGTCATGTTAAACTACCGCATTCGTGCCGCCCGCCTAGTCGCAGCGGCGCCCATTGCGGCCAGCCTGATCGATCAGGCAGACGTCCCGGCCCGCCAGAAGCCTTTCTCCGCAGCGGAGCCGGCTGCCGCACCGCTCGGCGCCCCGTCTGGCCCGGCGTAG
- a CDS encoding SURF1 family protein has product MRPVPAVLILLGVMLTAALGVWQYQRAQMRLARQAQIEQAARAPVVALGAQSYSLDDVGHRRVRVTGRFLRNRVVYLDNRPRNELPGFYVVMALQVTPDHVVLVNRGWLPRDLRDRASIMPYATPAGDITIEGLAMPDPSRAFELGHGGSAAGLSIRQNLDVAEYARETSLPLQPFVIMQTNDTGDHLLRDWPQPASGADRNYGYMAQWFGMSLILALLGLRLAYRRGRRMATTTNKFTRA; this is encoded by the coding sequence ATGCGGCCTGTGCCGGCCGTGCTGATTCTGCTGGGCGTGATGCTCACCGCAGCACTCGGCGTGTGGCAGTACCAGCGTGCACAGATGCGTCTGGCACGTCAGGCGCAGATCGAGCAGGCGGCGCGCGCGCCGGTCGTCGCGCTGGGCGCGCAGTCCTATTCGCTGGACGACGTGGGCCATCGGCGCGTGCGCGTCACCGGCCGGTTCCTGCGCAATCGCGTGGTGTATCTCGACAACCGTCCGCGTAACGAGTTGCCCGGCTTCTATGTGGTGATGGCGTTGCAGGTCACGCCCGATCACGTCGTGCTGGTCAATCGCGGGTGGCTGCCGCGCGACCTGCGCGACCGCGCGTCGATCATGCCGTATGCGACGCCCGCAGGCGATATCACGATCGAAGGCCTTGCCATGCCCGACCCGTCTCGCGCCTTCGAACTCGGGCATGGTGGCTCGGCGGCGGGCCTCTCGATTCGACAGAATCTCGATGTGGCGGAATATGCGCGTGAGACGTCGCTGCCGCTGCAACCGTTCGTCATCATGCAGACGAACGACACGGGCGATCACCTGCTGCGCGACTGGCCGCAACCGGCAAGCGGCGCGGATCGCAACTATGGTTATATGGCGCAATGGTTCGGCATGTCGCTGATTCTGGCGCTGCTGGGACTGCGTCTGGCCTATCGGCGCGGCCGTCGCATGGCGACGACGACAAACAAATTCACGCGGGCATAA
- a CDS encoding SCO family protein codes for MSANVSTDRSGSPAVDPVQRRRARRMLVLLFVVCAAPAVAAYLMYYVFKPQGGTSAYGKLIEPQRPLPALVVHDDETGENLPLSSLKGKWLMISADTATCDENCVSKLFYMRQIRVLQGNERTRVETLWLVTDASKVTQQIDDAYPDTRRLRADPVALASWLPTQDGTGLRDHIYLVDPLGNLMMAFPKNADPGKIKSDLSRLLKWSGTG; via the coding sequence ATGAGTGCAAATGTGAGTACGGATCGGAGTGGAAGTCCCGCCGTCGACCCGGTGCAACGACGCCGCGCGAGGCGCATGCTGGTGCTGCTCTTCGTGGTGTGCGCGGCGCCAGCCGTGGCGGCGTATCTGATGTACTACGTCTTCAAGCCGCAGGGCGGGACGTCCGCCTACGGCAAGTTGATCGAGCCTCAGCGTCCGTTGCCAGCGCTCGTCGTGCACGACGACGAAACGGGCGAGAACCTGCCGCTGTCGTCGCTCAAGGGCAAATGGCTCATGATCAGCGCCGACACCGCCACGTGTGACGAGAATTGCGTCAGCAAGCTGTTTTACATGCGGCAGATCCGCGTCCTGCAGGGCAACGAGCGTACGCGGGTCGAAACGCTGTGGCTGGTGACGGACGCCTCGAAGGTGACGCAACAAATCGACGACGCCTACCCCGACACGCGCCGTCTGCGTGCCGATCCCGTCGCACTCGCCTCGTGGCTGCCGACGCAGGACGGCACCGGCCTGCGCGATCACATCTATCTGGTCGACCCGCTGGGCAACCTGATGATGGCGTTCCCGAAGAACGCCGATCCGGGCAAGATCAAGAGCGATCTGTCGCGACTGCTGAAGTGGTCGGGGACCGGTTGA
- a CDS encoding SCO family protein, translating into MNLAVIWLRRAMLLMGLTVLLAACGKEGPTFTSLDITGNKEVAKDFSLQDPQGKTRTLADYKGKAVVMFFGYTHCPDVCPTTMAELNQVMQKLGADDAQRVQVLFVTVDPQRDSAELMGQYVPAFNPAFVGLRPADDAALKEITKSFRVVVNKVEGSTPNNYTIDHTAGIYVFDPNGQLRLFMRPDEPVDAMAKDLKTLLS; encoded by the coding sequence ATGAATCTTGCTGTCATTTGGTTGCGCCGTGCGATGTTGCTGATGGGGCTGACGGTGCTTCTCGCCGCCTGCGGTAAGGAAGGGCCGACGTTCACGAGCCTCGACATCACCGGCAACAAGGAAGTCGCCAAGGACTTCTCGTTGCAGGACCCGCAGGGCAAGACGCGCACGCTCGCCGATTACAAAGGTAAAGCCGTGGTGATGTTCTTCGGCTACACACACTGCCCGGACGTCTGCCCGACCACGATGGCGGAACTCAATCAGGTGATGCAAAAGCTAGGGGCGGACGACGCCCAGCGCGTGCAGGTGCTGTTCGTGACGGTCGATCCCCAGCGCGATTCGGCCGAGCTGATGGGCCAGTACGTGCCCGCGTTCAATCCGGCGTTCGTGGGGCTGCGTCCTGCGGACGACGCCGCGCTCAAGGAAATCACCAAATCGTTCCGCGTGGTGGTCAACAAGGTGGAAGGGTCGACGCCCAACAACTACACCATCGATCACACGGCAGGGATTTACGTCTTCGATCCGAACGGGCAACTGCGTTTGTTCATGCGTCCGGACGAGCCGGTCGATGCGATGGCCAAGGATCTGAAGACGTTGCTGAGCTAA
- a CDS encoding cytochrome oxidase small assembly protein, with protein sequence MALSPEQRARNLRTGLILGSVVLVFFIGVMIKTKLLGGI encoded by the coding sequence ATGGCACTCAGTCCTGAACAGCGGGCGAGAAATCTGCGCACCGGGCTGATTCTCGGCTCGGTGGTACTGGTGTTCTTCATCGGCGTGATGATCAAGACCAAATTGTTGGGCGGTATCTGA